The Gopherus flavomarginatus isolate rGopFla2 chromosome 25, rGopFla2.mat.asm, whole genome shotgun sequence genome has a segment encoding these proteins:
- the SLC4A1 gene encoding band 3 anion transport protein isoform X2, translating into MSKKAVADPGKEDYEAEMRSRLDEEGYRESQLKQSEMSLDEQSRSSSLDQIQEASGRAGAAHPSTSSRGTHEAYVELHELVMDRNNELRWMEAGHWIKLEEDFEEAGHWGRPHLSYLTFHSLLEVHKAFTKGTILLDLPEKFLAGITNQLIDRMISEGQLKSQDRETIRRTLLLQHSHPDGSESLGTLSPGQLERKDTKDEVTSEPLMQEYHQIEMQTFTGTEQEGPQGQAFRKPLLDKIAKDAEATLVLVGRATFLDHPTLAFVRLKEAVELDLVLQVPVPVRFLFMVLGPDSPHISYHEIGRAVSTMMAERGFRRDAYLAEGRQDLIKGMEEFLDCSIVLPPCEIQDERLLRSLVPMQKELLRKRYLPDKKKPETRTLKDLGKDHEEEDDDPLRRTGWPFGGLVRDIKRRYPKYLSDIKDALNAQCLAAVIFIYFAALSPAITFGGLLGEKTSNLIGVSELLISTAAQGIIFCLLGAQPLLVVGFSGPLLVFEEAFFKFCENYGMEYIVGRVWIGFWLILLVLLVVAFEGSFLVRYISRYTQEIFSILISLIFIYETFAKLITIFKKHPLRKTYGSTDEPKPNTALLSLVLMAGTFFIAFFLRKFKNSAFFPGKLRRVIGDFGVPISIFIMALADFFIKDTTDTQKLSVPEGLEVSNTTARGWFIHPLGTNRDFPIWMMFGAALPALLVFILIFLESQITTLIVSKPERKLVKGSGFHLDLLLIVGMGGIAALFGMPWLSATTVRTISHANALTVMVKTTTPGEKAQVQEVKEQRISGLLVSILVGLSILMEPVLKLIPLAVLFGIFLYMGVTSLNGIQLYDRILLLLMPPKYHPEEPYVKRVKTWRMHIFTLTQIVCLATLWAVKSTPASLALPFVLILTVPLRRFLLPKIFSDIELKCLDAEDANVTFDETEGRDVYHEVQMPI; encoded by the exons GCATATGTGGAGTTACATGAACTGGTCATGGACAGAAACAACGAGCTGCGCTGGATGGAGGCCGGCCACTGGATCAAGCTGGAGGAGGATTTTGAGGAGGCAGGGCACTGGGGGAGGCCGCACCTCTCATACCTGACATTCCACAGCCTGCTGGAGGTTCACAAGGCCTTCACGAAAG GCACTATCCTTCTGGACCTGCCTGAGAAGTTCCTGGCAGGAATCACCAATCAGCTGATAGACCGAATGATCTCTGAAGGGCAGCTCAAATCACAGGACAGAGAGACGATCCGGAGAACCCTGCTGCTACAGCACAG TCACCCAGATGGGTCTGAATCCTTGGGGACCCTTTCCCCAGGCCAACTGGAACGAAAGGACACCAAGGACGAGGTCACGTCCGAACCTCTCATGCAGGAATATCACCAGATTGAGATGCAGACGTTCACGGGCACGGAACAG GAAGGGCCCCAGGGGCAAGCCTTCAGGAAGCCGCTTCTAGATAAGATCGCAAAGGACGCCGAGGCCACGCTGGTCCTCGTAG GCCGTGCCACCTTCCTGGATCACCCCACCTTGGCCTTCGTGCGCCTGAAGGAGGCGGTGGAGCTGGACTTGGTTCTGCAGGTGCCCGTCCCCGTGAGGTTCCTCTTCATGGTGCTGGGACCTGACTCCCCGCATATCAGTTACCACGAGATCGGACGGGCCGTCTCCACCATGATGGCAGAAAGG GGGTTCCGTAGGGATGCCTACCTGGCGGAGGGGCGCCAGGACCTGATAAAGGGCATGGAGGAGTTTCTGGATTGCAGCATTGTCCTCCCGCCCTGCGAGATCCAGGACGAGCGGCTCCTCAGGAGCCTGGTGCCCATGCAGAAGGAGCTGCTGCGGAAGAGGTACCTGCCGGACAAGAAGAAGCCGGAAACAAGGACCTTAAAAGACTTGG GAAAGGACCACGAGGAGGAGGACGACGACCCCCTGCGGCGGACCGGCTGGCCCTTCGGGGGCCTGGTGCGGGACATCAAGCGCCGCTACCCAAAATACCTCAGCGACATCAAGGATGCCCTCAATGCCCAGTGCCTGGCAGCCGTCATCTTCATTTATTTCGCAGCCCTCTCTCCCGCCATCACCTTTGGGGGCCTGCTGG GGGAAAAGACAAGCAACCTGATAGGGGTCTCGGAGCTGCTGATCTCCACAGCTGCGCAGGGCATCATCTTCTGCCTCCTCGGCGCTCAGCCCCTGCTGGTGGTCGGCTTTTCGGGTCCCCTGCTCGTCTTTGAAGAAGCCTTTTTTAAG ttctGTGAGAACTACGGCATGGAGTACATTGTGGGCCGGGTCTGGATTGGCTTCTGGCTCATCCTCctggtgctgctggtggtggcctTCGAGGGCAGCTTCCTGGTGCGCTACATTTCCCGCTACACCCAGGAGATCTTCTCCATCCTCATCTCCCTCATCTTCATCTACGAGACCTTCGCCAAGCTCATCACG ATCTTCAAGAAGCACCCCCTGCGGAAGACTTACGGGTCGACCGACGAACCGAAACCCAacacagccctgctctccctggTCCTCATGGCCGGCACTTTCTTCATCGCCTTCTTCCTGCGCAAGTTCAAGAACAGCGCCTTCTTCCCTGGCAAG CTCCGGCGTGTGATTGGTGACTTTGGGGTCCCCATTTCCATCTTCATCATGGCGCTGGCTGACTTCTTCATCAAGGACACCACAGACACCCAG AAACTTAGCGTTCCTGAAGGCCTCGAGGTCTCCAATACAACTGCCCGGGGATGGTTCATCCATCCACTGGGGACAAACAGAGACTTCCCAATCTGGATGATGTTTGGTGCTGCCCTTCCTGCCCTCTTGGTCTTTATCCTCATTTTCCTGGAGTCGCAGATCACAAC gctgaTTGTGAGCAAGCCCGAGAGGAAGCTGGTGAAGGGCTCGGGCTTCCATCTGGACCTGCTGCTGATTGTCGGCATGGGAGGCATCGCCGCGCTCTTTGGCATGCCCTGGCTCAGTGCCACCACGGTGAGGACCATCAGTCACGCCAATGCCCTGACGGTGATGGTCAAGACCACCACCCCCGGGGAGAAGGCCCAAGTCCAGGAGGTCAAGGAGCAGAGGATCAGTGGGCTCCTGGTGTCCATCCTTGTAG GTCTCTCGATCCTCATGGAGCCCGTCCTGAAGCTGATCCCGCTGGCTGTGCTCTTCGGGATCTTCCTCTACATGGGGGTCACCTCCTTGAACGGGATCCAGCTCTACGACCGCATCCTCCTCCTACTGATGCCACCCAAGTACCACCCTGAAGAGCCCTACGTCAAACGG GTCAAGACCTGGCGGATGCACATCTTCACGCTCACCCAGATCGTGTGCCTGGCCACGCTGTGGGCGGTGAAGTCCACCCCGGCATCCTTGGCGTTGCCTTTCGTCCTCATCTTGACGGTGCCCCTGCGTCGCTTTCTGCTCCCCAAGATCTTCAGTGACATTGAACTCAAGTGT CTGGACGCAGAAGATGCCAACGTGACCTTCGATGAGACAGAAGGCCGTGATGTGTACCATGAAGTGCAGATGCCGATCTGA
- the SLC4A1 gene encoding band 3 anion transport protein isoform X1, with translation MDRNNELRWMEAGHWIKLEEDFEEAGHWGRPHLSYLTFHSLLEVHKAFTKGTILLDLPEKFLAGITNQLIDRMISEGQLKSQDRETIRRTLLLQHSHPDGSESLGTLSPGQLERKDTKDEVTSEPLMQEYHQIEMQTFTGTEQEGPQGQAFRKPLLDKIAKDAEATLVLVGRATFLDHPTLAFVRLKEAVELDLVLQVPVPVRFLFMVLGPDSPHISYHEIGRAVSTMMAERGFRRDAYLAEGRQDLIKGMEEFLDCSIVLPPCEIQDERLLRSLVPMQKELLRKRYLPDKKKPETRTLKDLGKDHEEEDDDPLRRTGWPFGGLVRDIKRRYPKYLSDIKDALNAQCLAAVIFIYFAALSPAITFGGLLGEKTSNLIGVSELLISTAAQGIIFCLLGAQPLLVVGFSGPLLVFEEAFFKFCENYGMEYIVGRVWIGFWLILLVLLVVAFEGSFLVRYISRYTQEIFSILISLIFIYETFAKLITIFKKHPLRKTYGSTDEPKPNTALLSLVLMAGTFFIAFFLRKFKNSAFFPGKLRRVIGDFGVPISIFIMALADFFIKDTTDTQKLSVPEGLEVSNTTARGWFIHPLGTNRDFPIWMMFGAALPALLVFILIFLESQITTLIVSKPERKLVKGSGFHLDLLLIVGMGGIAALFGMPWLSATTVRTISHANALTVMVKTTTPGEKAQVQEVKEQRISGLLVSILVGLSILMEPVLKLIPLAVLFGIFLYMGVTSLNGIQLYDRILLLLMPPKYHPEEPYVKRVKTWRMHIFTLTQIVCLATLWAVKSTPASLALPFVLILTVPLRRFLLPKIFSDIELKCLDAEDANVTFDETEGRDVYHEVQMPI, from the exons ATGGACAGAAACAACGAGCTGCGCTGGATGGAGGCCGGCCACTGGATCAAGCTGGAGGAGGATTTTGAGGAGGCAGGGCACTGGGGGAGGCCGCACCTCTCATACCTGACATTCCACAGCCTGCTGGAGGTTCACAAGGCCTTCACGAAAG GCACTATCCTTCTGGACCTGCCTGAGAAGTTCCTGGCAGGAATCACCAATCAGCTGATAGACCGAATGATCTCTGAAGGGCAGCTCAAATCACAGGACAGAGAGACGATCCGGAGAACCCTGCTGCTACAGCACAG TCACCCAGATGGGTCTGAATCCTTGGGGACCCTTTCCCCAGGCCAACTGGAACGAAAGGACACCAAGGACGAGGTCACGTCCGAACCTCTCATGCAGGAATATCACCAGATTGAGATGCAGACGTTCACGGGCACGGAACAG GAAGGGCCCCAGGGGCAAGCCTTCAGGAAGCCGCTTCTAGATAAGATCGCAAAGGACGCCGAGGCCACGCTGGTCCTCGTAG GCCGTGCCACCTTCCTGGATCACCCCACCTTGGCCTTCGTGCGCCTGAAGGAGGCGGTGGAGCTGGACTTGGTTCTGCAGGTGCCCGTCCCCGTGAGGTTCCTCTTCATGGTGCTGGGACCTGACTCCCCGCATATCAGTTACCACGAGATCGGACGGGCCGTCTCCACCATGATGGCAGAAAGG GGGTTCCGTAGGGATGCCTACCTGGCGGAGGGGCGCCAGGACCTGATAAAGGGCATGGAGGAGTTTCTGGATTGCAGCATTGTCCTCCCGCCCTGCGAGATCCAGGACGAGCGGCTCCTCAGGAGCCTGGTGCCCATGCAGAAGGAGCTGCTGCGGAAGAGGTACCTGCCGGACAAGAAGAAGCCGGAAACAAGGACCTTAAAAGACTTGG GAAAGGACCACGAGGAGGAGGACGACGACCCCCTGCGGCGGACCGGCTGGCCCTTCGGGGGCCTGGTGCGGGACATCAAGCGCCGCTACCCAAAATACCTCAGCGACATCAAGGATGCCCTCAATGCCCAGTGCCTGGCAGCCGTCATCTTCATTTATTTCGCAGCCCTCTCTCCCGCCATCACCTTTGGGGGCCTGCTGG GGGAAAAGACAAGCAACCTGATAGGGGTCTCGGAGCTGCTGATCTCCACAGCTGCGCAGGGCATCATCTTCTGCCTCCTCGGCGCTCAGCCCCTGCTGGTGGTCGGCTTTTCGGGTCCCCTGCTCGTCTTTGAAGAAGCCTTTTTTAAG ttctGTGAGAACTACGGCATGGAGTACATTGTGGGCCGGGTCTGGATTGGCTTCTGGCTCATCCTCctggtgctgctggtggtggcctTCGAGGGCAGCTTCCTGGTGCGCTACATTTCCCGCTACACCCAGGAGATCTTCTCCATCCTCATCTCCCTCATCTTCATCTACGAGACCTTCGCCAAGCTCATCACG ATCTTCAAGAAGCACCCCCTGCGGAAGACTTACGGGTCGACCGACGAACCGAAACCCAacacagccctgctctccctggTCCTCATGGCCGGCACTTTCTTCATCGCCTTCTTCCTGCGCAAGTTCAAGAACAGCGCCTTCTTCCCTGGCAAG CTCCGGCGTGTGATTGGTGACTTTGGGGTCCCCATTTCCATCTTCATCATGGCGCTGGCTGACTTCTTCATCAAGGACACCACAGACACCCAG AAACTTAGCGTTCCTGAAGGCCTCGAGGTCTCCAATACAACTGCCCGGGGATGGTTCATCCATCCACTGGGGACAAACAGAGACTTCCCAATCTGGATGATGTTTGGTGCTGCCCTTCCTGCCCTCTTGGTCTTTATCCTCATTTTCCTGGAGTCGCAGATCACAAC gctgaTTGTGAGCAAGCCCGAGAGGAAGCTGGTGAAGGGCTCGGGCTTCCATCTGGACCTGCTGCTGATTGTCGGCATGGGAGGCATCGCCGCGCTCTTTGGCATGCCCTGGCTCAGTGCCACCACGGTGAGGACCATCAGTCACGCCAATGCCCTGACGGTGATGGTCAAGACCACCACCCCCGGGGAGAAGGCCCAAGTCCAGGAGGTCAAGGAGCAGAGGATCAGTGGGCTCCTGGTGTCCATCCTTGTAG GTCTCTCGATCCTCATGGAGCCCGTCCTGAAGCTGATCCCGCTGGCTGTGCTCTTCGGGATCTTCCTCTACATGGGGGTCACCTCCTTGAACGGGATCCAGCTCTACGACCGCATCCTCCTCCTACTGATGCCACCCAAGTACCACCCTGAAGAGCCCTACGTCAAACGG GTCAAGACCTGGCGGATGCACATCTTCACGCTCACCCAGATCGTGTGCCTGGCCACGCTGTGGGCGGTGAAGTCCACCCCGGCATCCTTGGCGTTGCCTTTCGTCCTCATCTTGACGGTGCCCCTGCGTCGCTTTCTGCTCCCCAAGATCTTCAGTGACATTGAACTCAAGTGT CTGGACGCAGAAGATGCCAACGTGACCTTCGATGAGACAGAAGGCCGTGATGTGTACCATGAAGTGCAGATGCCGATCTGA